One Nicotiana sylvestris chromosome 12, ASM39365v2, whole genome shotgun sequence genomic window carries:
- the LOC138882649 gene encoding uncharacterized protein, with protein sequence MEASGVSVAYIRAIMDMYKVAKTWVRIAGGDSDHFQVEMRLHKGSALSPFLFALALDVLTCNIQGEVPWCMLFANDIVLIDETRGRVNAKLEVWRQTLESKGLKLSRSKTEYFECKFIVRMHEE encoded by the coding sequence ATGGAGGCTAGCGGTGTCTCGGTGGCATACATTAGGGCAATTATGGACATGTACAAGGTAGCGAAGACTTGGGTGAGGATTGCAGGAGGAGACTCGGATCATTTCCAAGTGGAGATGAGGTTACATAAGGGATCGGCTCTTAGCCCATTTTTGTTTGCCTTAGCGTTAGATGTGTTGACGTGTAACAtacaaggggaggtgccatggtgtatgctaTTTGCTAATGACATAGTcctgattgatgagacgcgaggCAGAGTTAATGCTAAGTTGGAAGTTTGGAGACAAAcactggagtctaaaggtttgaAGTTGAGTAGGTCAAAAACTGAGTACTTCGAGTGCAAGTTCATTGTAAGGATGCATGAAGAATAA